The genomic interval ATATAGGTGGAAGCAGTTATATTTACATATGCAATAACCAATTCCCTTATATTCTGTTTTATGGCTTCATTTGACTATATGAAGGGAAAATTATAAATAGTTTAATGTAGCAACAAACGATTCTTCATGGATACGATTttataaacataaaacaacCCAGTAGAGTCATAAACTCATAATCCACCAATATACTATATGTCTTTACGTTGAAGGGATTTACTGCATCCTTTATCACTGAAATGTGATGATAAATCACCTTCATTGTTGTAGGCTTGATTAGTTGATAGACCACTGCATCCCCATCCACCAAGTCATGAGCTACTGCAAACCCTTTCCATCCACCACTTAGTCCTGTCTTCCGGGCCAAGTAAATAGTCTTATACTCCTCACCTTCTTCATCTACCAATGTCATAACTTCATCATTCTTTGAAAGATAATCCCTGCAGAACTGGACTTGTAGACCCTTTTTTgcaaaatgagaaattttcacAGGCATCAAGGCTACTTGTAAATCTGGTTATTCCATAACATACAACATCATACACTTAAGTTAAAGCCAAATTATTCTAAGACACAATGATACAATGTACTTTAGATGGATTCAttctctaaaccctaaacatcATTGTTGTAGGCTTGATTAGTTGATAGACCACTGCATCCCCATCCACCAAGTCATGAGCTACTGCAAACCCTTTCCATCCACCACTTAGTCCTGTCTTCCGGGCCAAGTAAATAGTCTTATACTCCTCACCTTCTTCATCTACCAATGTCATAACTTCATCATTCTTTGAAAGATAATCCCTGCAGAACTGGACTTGTAGACCCTTTTTTgcaaaatgagaaattttcacAGGCATCAAGGCTACTTGTAAATCTGGTTATTCCATAACATACAACATCATACACTTAAGTTAAAGCCAAATTATTCTAAGACACAATGATACAATGTACTTTAGATGGATTCATTCTCCAAAGCACAAATTCTGCGCAAATGCGCAATAACTTCCAGTTAACTAGATAACTACCACAGGGCTAATCATCAAACATATTACAATCATTCCCCTAAAAACACAATAGGAATGTTCAAATCCCACATCGACTGTATAGTAAATTGACCTGTATTGTTATGATGTTATATAATTTCAAAACGTGCAACATCTTTgataaaaacagaagaaaCATCTAATTAAGTTCAACTAAAATATGACAGAATAATACATTGCTTCATCCTTACCAGCCAGAATCCACCACTGACATGTGATTGGAGCATTGATTTCACAAGGATAGGGAAATCAGACCCCAATTCAGCCTCCAATTTCTCAGCTTTCGCCAGTGCAACCATTCTATCTTCATAATCAGCATACACCCGATTCGACAGATCCCTATGCTTAGAAGTAGAACCCGTACACCTTCTCGGTATCATCACTTTCTCAACAACATCCTGTCACATCAAAACCAAACCACACAACATTGAAACTACtctgaacaaaaaaaaaaactaccatGTCTTTGTAAACAAAGTAGAGCCGTAGAGGTAATATGATAGAGATACCATTTCTTTGTAGGAAGGTTGCTCCGGTAGCTTTGCGACTCGAGAGGACCTCCTCACCACAACCATCTGCTTCTCGCCCTTTGGCTTTGGGGTTCGCTTCATCTGTTAACCAAAATAGAAATCAAAGTGAGAAGAGAATACTATTTCCACAAACAAGTcaggggtttagggtttaagggGATTACAGGGGAGGGTTTGGGAGAGGAAGAAGTTTTGAGAGCCATAGAAAGCTGAGGGAGGTTGAGAGCCTCCATTCTCTTTCTGTTTTCCTCTATTCTCTCCCTGCGAGTCTCCTCGTATGGTACCATCTTGGGTTTTGCCATGGATGATTCTCAGAGTTTGGCTCTCTGTGATTTGGGGATTGGGTTGTTTGGCGTTTGCGAttgtaaaaactaaaaagagtGAAGATGATGGAGATAGTGGGGAATAGAAGACAGTCGTGTTGATAGAAGAGACCCTAGGACAGTCGACCGTTGGGTTCCCACATCATCTAAACGACGCATTACCCGCCGGTGGCTCACAGCTCGAAAGCTGATTGGTCAGTGGTAATTGTTTGTGGTTCTTTCACTCCATCAAATCAGCGAATAATCTGATACGTGCACTCAACTCAAACgttcaaatttcaaatttgacTGCAGTTGTTTTACTTTTCACAGTAATTAAGTAAGAGTGGATGATTTGGGACAGAAATTTTAGGACCAGATATTGGCCTTTCGTTTACGAAGGAGGGATTAGATTAATGTTGAGTTTACTGATTTGAAATTTGAGGAGATTGGATTAAGCATTTTGATCCTGTTGCATAACTTAGTTAACGTCATCGGGAGGTTGTGCGTTCAACTCACAGACCTGTAGCACGTTCAATTTCCTCGCAACGTTCATTAGTATTCATCTAAACTTCGTTCAAGTAACTGTGTCATCAACATGAACATAAACATTAAAGTTTAATAAATATTATGTTGAGTTAAAGAGATAATGATAGGATGATATT from Argentina anserina chromosome 2, drPotAnse1.1, whole genome shotgun sequence carries:
- the LOC126784286 gene encoding B3 domain-containing protein At5g42700-like, with product MAKPKMVPYEETRRERIEENRKRMEALNLPQLSMALKTSSSPKPSPMKRTPKPKGEKQMVVVRRSSRVAKLPEQPSYKEMDVVEKVMIPRRCTGSTSKHRDLSNRVYADYEDRMVALAKAEKLEAELGSDFPILVKSMLQSHVSGGFWLGLQVQFCRDYLSKNDEVMTLVDEEGEEYKTIYLARKTGLSGGWKGFAVAHDLVDGDAVVYQLIKPTTMKVYIIRVERKA